A region of Panicum virgatum strain AP13 chromosome 8N, P.virgatum_v5, whole genome shotgun sequence DNA encodes the following proteins:
- the LOC120684645 gene encoding uncharacterized protein LOC120684645, which yields MLRGSIGSVASHSSMLAFLVVRQGMDTVYCVIHAGGDDSPGVSPRMVRFAASLAAESADNVKGVVAARGDPVLRATAWHVKVRVRTIHCVARPASPGLPDLDLRYRSMFIAIWNLHRSGGPRRHCGVCLRQAGGGGGVRNSCIIYLGATAKI from the exons ATGCTCCGTGGGTCCATCGGGTCGGTCGCCTCCCACAGCAGCATGCTAGCCTTCCTCGTGGTGCGCCAGGGCATGGACACGGTGTATTGCGTGAtccacgccggcggagacgaCAGCCCCGGCGTCAGCCCGAGGATGGTGCGCTttgccgcctccctcgccgcggagTCGGCCGATAACGTCAAGGGCGTCGTCGCCGCACGGGGCGACCCCGTGCTCCGGGCCACCGCCTGGCACGTCAAGGTCCGCGTCAGGACGATCCACTGCGTCGCCAGGCCGGCTAGCCCGGGCCTCCCGGATTTGGATTTGCGCTACAGATCTATGTTCATTGCGATCTGGAATCTGCACCG ATCTGGCGGACCGCGGCGTCATTGTGGTGTTTGTTTGAGGcaggctggaggcggcggcggtgtacgGAACTCGTGCATCATCTATCTCGGCGCCACTGCAAAAATCTAG